A single genomic interval of Canis lupus dingo isolate Sandy chromosome 6, ASM325472v2, whole genome shotgun sequence harbors:
- the ZNF644 gene encoding zinc finger protein 644 isoform X3 yields the protein MRLFLQRDVNKTKSRLNVLNGLANNMDDLKINTDITGAKEELLDNNSFISDKESGVHKPKDCQTSFQKNNTLTLPEELSKDKSEKALSGGQSTLFIHAGAPTVSSENFILPKGAAVNGPVSHSSLAKTSSMNKGSVSLTTGQPVDQPTTESCSALKVAPDLQLSTPQKASQHQVLFLLSDVAHAKNPTHSIKKLPTSASVGCDIQNSVGSSIKSDSTLINQVEVGEDSDDLLVKDDCVDTLTGISSGTDEFRSENDTNWDPQKEFIQFLMTNEDTVDKAPVHSKVGLEKKRKRKMDVSKITRYTEDCFSDSNCIPNKSKMLEVDFLEQNEELQAIDSQKYALSKVKPESTDEDLESVDAFQHLIYNPDKCGEGSSPVHTSTFLSNTLKKKCEESDSESPATFSTEEPSFYPCTKCNVNFREKKHLHRHMMYHLDGNSHFRHLNVPRPYACRECGRTFRDRNSLLKHMIIHQERRQKLMEEIRELKELQDEGRSARLQCPQCVFGTNCPKTFVQHAKTHEKDKRYYCCEECNFMAVTENELECHRGIAHGAVVKCPIVNSDVAQRKTQKKTFMKDSVVGSSKKSATYICKMCPFTTSARSVLKKHMEYLHSSSCVDSFGSPLGLDKRKSDILEEPIDIDGTKPLIKQQSATFPKNSALKQDVKRTFGSSSQSSNFSKFHKRPHRIQKARKSIAQSGVNVCNQNNSHKTVTIKSSSDQKPKYFHQAAKEKSNAKANSNYLYRHKYENYRMIKKSGESYPLHFKKEEASSLNSLHLFSSSSNSHNNSFISDSQNSDTKRPESFKEHRRVAVKRVVKESKKESSVGGEDLDSYPDFLHKMTVVVLQKLNSAEKKDSYETEDESSWDNVELGDYTTQAMEDETYNDINQEHVNLFPLFKSKVESQEPGENATLSYDQNDGFYFEYYEDAGTNNFLHDIHDSQHLENAETSLSKHSSVFHWTDLSLEKKSCPYCPATFETGVGLSNHVRGHLHRAGLSYEARHVVSPEQIATSDKMQHFKRTGTGTPVKRVRKAIEKSETTSEHTCQLCGGWFDTKIGLSNHVRGHLKRLGKTKWDAHKSPICVLNEMMQNEEKYEKILKALNSRRIIPRPFVAQKLASSDDFLSQNVIPLEAYRNGLKTEALSVSASEEEGLSFLNEYDETKPELPSGKKNQSLTLIELLKNKRMGEERNSTISPQKIHNQTARKRFVQKCVLPLSEDSPLMYQPQRMDLTMHSALDCKQKKSRSRSGSKKKMLTLPHGADEVYILRCRFCGLVFRGPLSVQEDWIKHLQRHIVNANLPRTGAGMVEVTSLLKKPASITETSFSLLMAEAAS from the exons aCTAAATGTGTTAAATGGGCTTGCCAACAATATGGATGATTTGAAGATAAACACCGATATTACTGGTGCTAAAGAAGAACTCCTAGATAACAACAGTTTTATCTCAGACAAAGAGAGTGGAGTTCATAAACCAAAAGATTGTCAAAcatcatttcagaaaaataatactcTCACTCTGCCTGAAGAACTGTCAAAGGACAAATCTGAAAAAGCCTTAAGTGGAGGCCAGTCTACTTTATTTATACATGCTGGTGCTCCTACTGTTTCTAGTGAAAACTTTATCTTGCCTAAAGGAGCTGCTGTTAATGGACCAGTTTCACACTCCTCCttagctaagacttccagtatgAATAAAGGCAGTGTTTCATTAACCACTGGACAACCTGTGGATCAGCCAACAACAGAGTCTTGTTCAGCGTTGAAGGTGGCACCTGATCTTCAACTATCTACACCACAGAAAGCAAGTCAAcatcaagttttatttttgttatcagATGTAGCGCATGCTAAAAATCCAACCCATTCCATTAAAAAACTACCTACCTCTGCTTCCGTTGGTTGTGACATTCAGAATTCAGTAGGGAGTAGTATAAAGTCAGATAGCACTTTAATAAATCAAGTAGAGGTGGGTGAGGATAGTGATGATTTATTGGTAAAAGATGATTGTGTTGATACATTGACAGGAATTTCCTCAGGTACAGATGAATTTAGGTCAGAAAATGATACGAACTGGGATCCCCAAAAAGAGTTCATTCAGTTTCTTATGACTAATGAAGACACAGTGGATAAAGCTCCAGTTCACTCTAAAGTAGgtctagaaaaaaagagaaagcgaAAAATGGATGTAAGCAAGATAACTCGTTATACTGAGGATTGCTTTAGTGATTCTAATTGTATACCCAATAAGTCAAAAATGCTAGAAGTAGACTTTCTGGAGCAGAATGAAGAACTACAAGCAATAGACTCACAGAAATATGCATTATCAAAAGTGAAGCCTGAATCAACTGATGAAGACTTGGAATCTGTGGATGCTTTTCAGCATCTAATTTATAACCCAGATAAGTGTGGAGAAGGCAGTTCACCCGTTCATACTAGCACTTTTCTTTCAAataccttaaaaaagaaatgtgaagaaagtGATTCCGAGTCACCTGCTACTTTCAGCACCGAAGAGCCATCATTCTACCCCTGTACAAAGTGCAATGTgaattttagggagaaaaaacaCCTCCACAGGCATATGATGTATCATTTAGATGGGAATAGCCACTTTCGTCATCTTAATGTCCCAAGGCCATATGCTTGTAGAGAATGTGGACGGACATTTCGAGATCGTAACTCACTTCTAAAGCATATGATTATTCAccaagaaagaagacagaagttGATGGAGGAAATTCGTGAGTTGAAAGAACTTCAGGATGAAGGAAGAAGTGCACGATTACAGTGCCCTCAGTGTGTGTTTGGTACCAATTGCCCTAAAACATTTGTGCAACATGCTAAAACCcatgaaaaagataaaaggtaCTACTGCTGTGAAGAGTGTAACTTCATGGCTGTGACAGAAAATGAATTAGAATGCCATCGAGGCATTGCCCACGGAGCAGTGGTAAAATGCCCTATCGTCAATTCTGATGTAGCCCAGAGAAAAACGCAAAAAAAGACTTTCATGAAAGACTCTGTTGTAGGATCATCCAAAAAATCAGCCACCTATATATGTAAGATGTGTCCTTTTACTACTTCAGccagaagtgttttaaaaaaacacatggaatACTTGCATTCATCATCATGTGTTGATTCATTTGGTAGTCCTCTTGGACTTGATAAACGAAAAAGTGACATTCTCGAAGAACCTATAGATATTGATGGCACTAAACCATTAATTAAACAACAGTCAGCCACATTTCCAAAGAATTCCGCTTTAAAACAAGATGTAAAGCGAACATTTGGATCATCTTCACAATCAAGTAATTTTTCCAAATTCCACAAGCGGCCACACAGAATACAAAAAGCTCGGAAAAGCATTGCCCAGTCAGGTGTAAATGTGTGCAATCAAAACAATTCTCACAAGACTGTTACGATTAAAAGCAGCTCTGACCAAAAACCTAAGTATTTCCAtcaagcagcaaaagaaaaatctaatgcCAAGGCAAATAGCAACTATTTATATAGACACAAATATGAAAACTATAGGATGATCAAAAAATCAGGTGAATCGTATCCTctacatttcaaaaaagaagaagccagCTCATTGAATTCTTTACATTTGTTCTCGTCATCAAGTAATTCTCACAACAATAGTTTCATTTCAGACTCTCAAAACTCTGATACCAAAAGGCCAGAAAGCTTCAAAGAACATAGACGTGTAGCTGTAAAGAGAGTAGTTAAGGAATCTAAGAAGGAAAGCTCTGTTGGAGGAGAAGACTTGGATAGCTATCCAGATTTCCTGCATAAAATGACAGTTGTTGTTTTGCAGAAACTTAATTCTGCTGAAAAGAAAGACAGCTATGAAACAGAAGATGAAAGTTCTTGGGATAATGTTGAGTTAGGTGACTACACTACACAGGCTATGGAAGATGAAACCTATAATGATATTAATCAAGAACATGTAAACTTATTCCCACTGTTTAAAAGCAAGGTGGAAAGTCAAGAGCCTGGAGAAAATGCTACTCTTAGTTATGATCAAAACGATggcttttattttgaatattatgaagATGCTGGAACTAATAACTTTTTGCATGACATACATGATTCTCAGCatttagaaaatgcagaaacTTCATTGTCAAAGCATAGTTCTGTTTTTCACTGGACTGATTTGTCTCTTGAGAAGAAATCATGTCCTTACTGCCCAGCAACATTTGAAACAGGTGTTGGGTTGTCAAATCATGTCCGAGGACATCTTCACAGAGCTGGATTAAGCTATGAAGCCCGCCATGTTGTATCACCAGAACAAATAGCCACAAGTGACAAAATGCAACATTTCAAAAGAACTGGTACAGGGACACCTGTTAAGCGAGTTAGAAAAG ctatAGAGAAGTCTGAAACCACTTCTGAACACACTTGTCAGCTCTGTGGTGGTTGGTTTGATACTAAAATTGGATTATCGAATCATGTTAGAGGCCATCTGAAAAGACTTGGAAAGACCAAATGGGATGCTCACAAATCTCCAATCTGTGTTTTGAATGAGATgatgcaaaatgaagaaaaatatgaaaaaatcttgaaagcattGAACAGTCGTCGTATTATTCCCAGACCATTTGTAGCTCAAAAACTTGCATCAAGTGATGACTTTCTATCTCAAAATGTTATACCTCTTGAAGCATACCGTAATGGCCTAAAGACTGAAGCTTTATCAGTGTCTGCATCAGAAGAAGAAGGGCTGAGTTTCTTAAATGAATATGATGAAACAAAACCAGAACTACCCAGTGGAAAAAAGAATCAGTCTCTTACACTGATagaactacttaaaaataaaaggatgggagaagaaaggaattcTACTATTTCTCCTCAAAAAATTCATAATCAAACTGCAAGAAAGAGATTTGTTCAGAAGTGTGTTCTTCCATTAAGTGAAGACAGTCCCTTGATGTATCAACCACAAAGAATGGATTTGACTATGCACTCAG CCTTAGATTGTAAGCAAAAGAAATCAAGGTCAAGATCtggaagcaagaagaaaatgCTAACATTACCTCATGGTGCTGACGAGGTTTACATTCTCCGATGCAG GTTTTGTGGCCTAGTCTTTCGTGGACCGTTGTCTGTTCAGGAAGACTGGATTAAGCACTTACAACGACACATTGTAAACGCTAATCTTCCACGGACTGGAGCTGGCATGGTGGAAGTCACGTCACTACTTAAAAAGCCTGCCTCCATTACAGAAACTTCATTTTCTCTACTAATGGCAGAAGCAGCTTCATAG
- the ZNF644 gene encoding zinc finger protein 644 isoform X1, protein MRLFLQRDVNKTKSRLNVLNGLANNMDDLKINTDITGAKEELLDNNSFISDKESGVHKPKDCQTSFQKNNTLTLPEELSKDKSEKALSGGQSTLFIHAGAPTVSSENFILPKGAAVNGPVSHSSLAKTSSMNKGSVSLTTGQPVDQPTTESCSALKVAPDLQLSTPQKASQHQVLFLLSDVAHAKNPTHSIKKLPTSASVGCDIQNSVGSSIKSDSTLINQVEVGEDSDDLLVKDDCVDTLTGISSGTDEFRSENDTNWDPQKEFIQFLMTNEDTVDKAPVHSKVGLEKKRKRKMDVSKITRYTEDCFSDSNCIPNKSKMLEVDFLEQNEELQAIDSQKYALSKVKPESTDEDLESVDAFQHLIYNPDKCGEGSSPVHTSTFLSNTLKKKCEESDSESPATFSTEEPSFYPCTKCNVNFREKKHLHRHMMYHLDGNSHFRHLNVPRPYACRECGRTFRDRNSLLKHMIIHQERRQKLMEEIRELKELQDEGRSARLQCPQCVFGTNCPKTFVQHAKTHEKDKRYYCCEECNFMAVTENELECHRGIAHGAVVKCPIVNSDVAQRKTQKKTFMKDSVVGSSKKSATYICKMCPFTTSARSVLKKHMEYLHSSSCVDSFGSPLGLDKRKSDILEEPIDIDGTKPLIKQQSATFPKNSALKQDVKRTFGSSSQSSNFSKFHKRPHRIQKARKSIAQSGVNVCNQNNSHKTVTIKSSSDQKPKYFHQAAKEKSNAKANSNYLYRHKYENYRMIKKSGESYPLHFKKEEASSLNSLHLFSSSSNSHNNSFISDSQNSDTKRPESFKEHRRVAVKRVVKESKKESSVGGEDLDSYPDFLHKMTVVVLQKLNSAEKKDSYETEDESSWDNVELGDYTTQAMEDETYNDINQEHVNLFPLFKSKVESQEPGENATLSYDQNDGFYFEYYEDAGTNNFLHDIHDSQHLENAETSLSKHSSVFHWTDLSLEKKSCPYCPATFETGVGLSNHVRGHLHRAGLSYEARHVVSPEQIATSDKMQHFKRTGTGTPVKRVRKAIEKSETTSEHTCQLCGGWFDTKIGLSNHVRGHLKRLGKTKWDAHKSPICVLNEMMQNEEKYEKILKALNSRRIIPRPFVAQKLASSDDFLSQNVIPLEAYRNGLKTEALSVSASEEEGLSFLNEYDETKPELPSGKKNQSLTLIELLKNKRMGEERNSTISPQKIHNQTARKRFVQKCVLPLSEDSPLMYQPQRMDLTMHSGMPVKLRTCVHCNTTFTSAVSLSNHLRAYARKKSAGLLTGTALDCKQKKSRSRSGSKKKMLTLPHGADEVYILRCRFCGLVFRGPLSVQEDWIKHLQRHIVNANLPRTGAGMVEVTSLLKKPASITETSFSLLMAEAAS, encoded by the exons aCTAAATGTGTTAAATGGGCTTGCCAACAATATGGATGATTTGAAGATAAACACCGATATTACTGGTGCTAAAGAAGAACTCCTAGATAACAACAGTTTTATCTCAGACAAAGAGAGTGGAGTTCATAAACCAAAAGATTGTCAAAcatcatttcagaaaaataatactcTCACTCTGCCTGAAGAACTGTCAAAGGACAAATCTGAAAAAGCCTTAAGTGGAGGCCAGTCTACTTTATTTATACATGCTGGTGCTCCTACTGTTTCTAGTGAAAACTTTATCTTGCCTAAAGGAGCTGCTGTTAATGGACCAGTTTCACACTCCTCCttagctaagacttccagtatgAATAAAGGCAGTGTTTCATTAACCACTGGACAACCTGTGGATCAGCCAACAACAGAGTCTTGTTCAGCGTTGAAGGTGGCACCTGATCTTCAACTATCTACACCACAGAAAGCAAGTCAAcatcaagttttatttttgttatcagATGTAGCGCATGCTAAAAATCCAACCCATTCCATTAAAAAACTACCTACCTCTGCTTCCGTTGGTTGTGACATTCAGAATTCAGTAGGGAGTAGTATAAAGTCAGATAGCACTTTAATAAATCAAGTAGAGGTGGGTGAGGATAGTGATGATTTATTGGTAAAAGATGATTGTGTTGATACATTGACAGGAATTTCCTCAGGTACAGATGAATTTAGGTCAGAAAATGATACGAACTGGGATCCCCAAAAAGAGTTCATTCAGTTTCTTATGACTAATGAAGACACAGTGGATAAAGCTCCAGTTCACTCTAAAGTAGgtctagaaaaaaagagaaagcgaAAAATGGATGTAAGCAAGATAACTCGTTATACTGAGGATTGCTTTAGTGATTCTAATTGTATACCCAATAAGTCAAAAATGCTAGAAGTAGACTTTCTGGAGCAGAATGAAGAACTACAAGCAATAGACTCACAGAAATATGCATTATCAAAAGTGAAGCCTGAATCAACTGATGAAGACTTGGAATCTGTGGATGCTTTTCAGCATCTAATTTATAACCCAGATAAGTGTGGAGAAGGCAGTTCACCCGTTCATACTAGCACTTTTCTTTCAAataccttaaaaaagaaatgtgaagaaagtGATTCCGAGTCACCTGCTACTTTCAGCACCGAAGAGCCATCATTCTACCCCTGTACAAAGTGCAATGTgaattttagggagaaaaaacaCCTCCACAGGCATATGATGTATCATTTAGATGGGAATAGCCACTTTCGTCATCTTAATGTCCCAAGGCCATATGCTTGTAGAGAATGTGGACGGACATTTCGAGATCGTAACTCACTTCTAAAGCATATGATTATTCAccaagaaagaagacagaagttGATGGAGGAAATTCGTGAGTTGAAAGAACTTCAGGATGAAGGAAGAAGTGCACGATTACAGTGCCCTCAGTGTGTGTTTGGTACCAATTGCCCTAAAACATTTGTGCAACATGCTAAAACCcatgaaaaagataaaaggtaCTACTGCTGTGAAGAGTGTAACTTCATGGCTGTGACAGAAAATGAATTAGAATGCCATCGAGGCATTGCCCACGGAGCAGTGGTAAAATGCCCTATCGTCAATTCTGATGTAGCCCAGAGAAAAACGCAAAAAAAGACTTTCATGAAAGACTCTGTTGTAGGATCATCCAAAAAATCAGCCACCTATATATGTAAGATGTGTCCTTTTACTACTTCAGccagaagtgttttaaaaaaacacatggaatACTTGCATTCATCATCATGTGTTGATTCATTTGGTAGTCCTCTTGGACTTGATAAACGAAAAAGTGACATTCTCGAAGAACCTATAGATATTGATGGCACTAAACCATTAATTAAACAACAGTCAGCCACATTTCCAAAGAATTCCGCTTTAAAACAAGATGTAAAGCGAACATTTGGATCATCTTCACAATCAAGTAATTTTTCCAAATTCCACAAGCGGCCACACAGAATACAAAAAGCTCGGAAAAGCATTGCCCAGTCAGGTGTAAATGTGTGCAATCAAAACAATTCTCACAAGACTGTTACGATTAAAAGCAGCTCTGACCAAAAACCTAAGTATTTCCAtcaagcagcaaaagaaaaatctaatgcCAAGGCAAATAGCAACTATTTATATAGACACAAATATGAAAACTATAGGATGATCAAAAAATCAGGTGAATCGTATCCTctacatttcaaaaaagaagaagccagCTCATTGAATTCTTTACATTTGTTCTCGTCATCAAGTAATTCTCACAACAATAGTTTCATTTCAGACTCTCAAAACTCTGATACCAAAAGGCCAGAAAGCTTCAAAGAACATAGACGTGTAGCTGTAAAGAGAGTAGTTAAGGAATCTAAGAAGGAAAGCTCTGTTGGAGGAGAAGACTTGGATAGCTATCCAGATTTCCTGCATAAAATGACAGTTGTTGTTTTGCAGAAACTTAATTCTGCTGAAAAGAAAGACAGCTATGAAACAGAAGATGAAAGTTCTTGGGATAATGTTGAGTTAGGTGACTACACTACACAGGCTATGGAAGATGAAACCTATAATGATATTAATCAAGAACATGTAAACTTATTCCCACTGTTTAAAAGCAAGGTGGAAAGTCAAGAGCCTGGAGAAAATGCTACTCTTAGTTATGATCAAAACGATggcttttattttgaatattatgaagATGCTGGAACTAATAACTTTTTGCATGACATACATGATTCTCAGCatttagaaaatgcagaaacTTCATTGTCAAAGCATAGTTCTGTTTTTCACTGGACTGATTTGTCTCTTGAGAAGAAATCATGTCCTTACTGCCCAGCAACATTTGAAACAGGTGTTGGGTTGTCAAATCATGTCCGAGGACATCTTCACAGAGCTGGATTAAGCTATGAAGCCCGCCATGTTGTATCACCAGAACAAATAGCCACAAGTGACAAAATGCAACATTTCAAAAGAACTGGTACAGGGACACCTGTTAAGCGAGTTAGAAAAG ctatAGAGAAGTCTGAAACCACTTCTGAACACACTTGTCAGCTCTGTGGTGGTTGGTTTGATACTAAAATTGGATTATCGAATCATGTTAGAGGCCATCTGAAAAGACTTGGAAAGACCAAATGGGATGCTCACAAATCTCCAATCTGTGTTTTGAATGAGATgatgcaaaatgaagaaaaatatgaaaaaatcttgaaagcattGAACAGTCGTCGTATTATTCCCAGACCATTTGTAGCTCAAAAACTTGCATCAAGTGATGACTTTCTATCTCAAAATGTTATACCTCTTGAAGCATACCGTAATGGCCTAAAGACTGAAGCTTTATCAGTGTCTGCATCAGAAGAAGAAGGGCTGAGTTTCTTAAATGAATATGATGAAACAAAACCAGAACTACCCAGTGGAAAAAAGAATCAGTCTCTTACACTGATagaactacttaaaaataaaaggatgggagaagaaaggaattcTACTATTTCTCCTCAAAAAATTCATAATCAAACTGCAAGAAAGAGATTTGTTCAGAAGTGTGTTCTTCCATTAAGTGAAGACAGTCCCTTGATGTATCAACCACAAAGAATGGATTTGACTATGCACTCAG GTATGCCTGTGAAGCTTAGAACATGTGTGCATTGCAATACGACGTTTACAAGTGCTGTTAGCCTGTCCAACCACTTACGCGCTTATGCACGAAAGAAGAGTGCTGGACTTTTGACTGGTACAG CCTTAGATTGTAAGCAAAAGAAATCAAGGTCAAGATCtggaagcaagaagaaaatgCTAACATTACCTCATGGTGCTGACGAGGTTTACATTCTCCGATGCAG GTTTTGTGGCCTAGTCTTTCGTGGACCGTTGTCTGTTCAGGAAGACTGGATTAAGCACTTACAACGACACATTGTAAACGCTAATCTTCCACGGACTGGAGCTGGCATGGTGGAAGTCACGTCACTACTTAAAAAGCCTGCCTCCATTACAGAAACTTCATTTTCTCTACTAATGGCAGAAGCAGCTTCATAG